A single Capsicum annuum cultivar UCD-10X-F1 unplaced genomic scaffold, UCD10Xv1.1 ctg64707, whole genome shotgun sequence DNA region contains:
- the LOC124893776 gene encoding filament-like plant protein 4, with amino-acid sequence GKQEIKKPKYVQISVESYSHLTGLEDQVKSLEEQVSGLEDDVKDLNKKLAAAQSEMTNKENLAESEAAKLKNHLESVTLLKLTAEDRASHLDGALKLHLDGALKECMRQIRNLKEEHEQKLHDVIQNKTKQFYKMKHEFEAKLANLDQQLLRSAAENSALSRSLQERSSMVIQLSEEKAKAEAEIEILKSNIESCEREINSLKYELQINSKELEIRIEEKNMSVRSAEVANKQHLEGVKKVAKLEAECRRLRGLVRKKLPGPTALAQMKLE; translated from the exons GGTAAACAGGAAATCAAGAAACCTAAATATGTGCAAATTTCCGTTGAATCTTATTCACATTTGACTGGACTGGAGGATCAAGTTAAGTCTCTTGAGGAACAAGTGAGTGGCTTAGAGGATGATGTCAAGGATTTGAATAAAAAGTTGGCTGCTGCACAGTCAGAAATGACTAATAAGGAAAACCTG GCTGAGTCAGAAGCTGCGAAACTGAAAAATCACCTGGAATCCGTTACTCTTTTGAAGCTTACTGCTGAAGACAGGGCATCACATCTGGATGGTGCACTGAAATTACATCTGGATGGTGCACTGAAGGAGTGCATGCGGCAGATACgaaatttgaaagaagaacaTGAACAAAAGCTGCATGATGTGATTCAGAATAAAACCAAGCAGTTTTACAAAATgaagcatgagtttgaagcaaAATTAGCTAACCTGGACCAACAGTTACTCAGGTCTGCAGCGGAAAATTCTGCACTCTCAAGGTCTTTGCAGGAGCGTTCTAGCATGGTGATACAGCTCAGTGAAGAAAAAGCCAAAGCTGAAGCAGAAATTGAGATTTTGAAGAGCAATATCGAGTCATGTGAAAGGGAAATAAATTCTCTGAAATATGAACTCCAAATTAACTCAAAGGAACTAGAAATTCGtattgaggagaaaaatatgagcGTACGGTCTGCAGAAGTTGCAAATAAGCAACACCTGGAGGGAGTGAAGAAAGTTGCAAAATTGGAAGCAGAGTGTCGGAGACTACGTGGTCTTGTACGGAAGAAGTTGCCTGGGCCTACAGCCTTGGCCCAGATGAAGCTTGAG